A single region of the Ochotona princeps isolate mOchPri1 chromosome 10, mOchPri1.hap1, whole genome shotgun sequence genome encodes:
- the LYPLAL1 gene encoding lysophospholipase-like protein 1: MAAASGPIHLRRCLVSPAGAHSASLIFLHGSGDSGLGMRTWIKQVLNQDLTFQHIKIIYPTAPGRPYTPLNGNISNVWFDRFRISNDCPEHIESIDVMCEALTDLIDEEVKSGIKKNRILIGGFSMGGCMAMHLAYRNHQDVAGVFALSSFLNKASAVYQAVKESHGELPELFQCHGTADELVLHSWGEETNSELRSLGVSTKFHSLPNVYHELNKTELEKLRSWILTKLPG, encoded by the exons ATGGCGGCTGCATCTGGTCCCATTCACCTTCGGCGGTGTCTGGTGTCGCCGGCTGGGGCGCACAGCGCCTCTCTGATCTTCCTGCACGGTTCAG GTGACTCTGGACTAGGAATGAGAACATGGATCAAGCAAGTTTTAAATCaagatctaactttccaacacataaaaattatttatccaACAGCTCCTGGCAG ACCATATACTCCTTTGAATGGAAACATCTCCAATGTATGGTTTGACAGATTTAGGATATCTAACGACTGCCCAGAACACATTGAGTCAATTGATGTGATGTGTGAAGCACTGACTGATCTGATTGATGAGGAAGTGAAGAGCGGCATTAAGAAAAACAGGATTTTAATAG GAGGATTTTCCATGGGCGGATGCATGGCGATGCATTTAGCGTATAGAAATCACCAAGATGTAGCAGGAGTGTTTGCTCTTTCTAGTTTTCTGAATAAAGCTTCTGCTGTTTATCAG GCTGTTAAGGAAAGTCATGGTGAACTCCCTGAATTATTTCAGTGTCATGGAACTGCAGACGAGTTAGTTCTTCATTCTTGGGGTGAAGAGACAAACTCAGAGTTAAGATCTCTAGGTGTAAGCACAAAATTTCACAGTCTTCCCAATGTTTACCATGAGCTAAACAAAACCGAGCTGGAAAAGCTGAGGTCGTGGATTCTAACCAAACTGCCAGGATAA